The Pochonia chlamydosporia 170 chromosome 1, whole genome shotgun sequence genome window below encodes:
- a CDS encoding basic-leucine zipper (bZIP) transcription factor (similar to Metarhizium robertsii ARSEF 23 XP_007819449.1): MSMFAMPQHAYVYGGPPAPTRHYSAHGTSSAFSSSAHPDEDWTKISDLAERRRIQNRIAQRNYRKKLKRRLEDLERRAGSSDDGETEKKPQAASPSKPKRQSISKTQKSSPPAPVAKPVHVSQGQFTPPMESTEEMAFGAGFEKRERSHTPPMFAYPSYPAPDELLLDPYASAQPYPSISAADPYPNYLTATTMPATLPAMTNFSDPMKQCDDSLNPYLNYSFVQGVDINMPSHYDASNAHTPPLSHSYETSTSCSEAGYEYPTTPLSMPGSPGMIQSQQ, from the exons ATGTCCATGTTCGCCATGCCACAACACGCCTATGTCTACGGTGGACCGCCGgctcccaccagacattaCTCTGCACACGGAACCAGCAGTGCCTTCAGCAGCTCCGCGCACCCAGATGAAGATTGGACCAAGATCTCAGACCTTGCTGAACGTCGACGGATACAAAACCGAATTGCCCAGCGCAACTATC gcaagaagctcaagcgCCGCCTGGAAGACCTCGAGCGTCGAGCTGGTTCATCAGACGATGGCGAGACCGAAAAGAAGCCCCAAGCAGCAAGCCCAAGCAAGCCTAAGCGACAATCAATATCCAAGACGCAAAAGTCATCTCCTCCCGCTCCGGTAGCTAAACCCGTTCATGTCTCTCAGGGCCAGTTCACTCCCCCCATGGAGAGCACCGAGGAAATGGCCTTTGGAGCGGGTTTTGAGAAGCGAGAACGCTCACACACGCCGCCAATGTTCGCCTACCCTTCATACCCGGCCCCTGACGAGTTGTTGCTGGATCCTTATGCTTCAGCCCAACCTTACCCTTCCATCTCGGCCGCCGACCCGTACCCAAACTACTTGACAGCTACCACCATGCCCGCAACTCTGCCAGCCATGACCAATTTCAGCGACCCAATGAAGCAATGTGACGATTCCCTAAACCCATATCTCAACTACAGCTTCGTCCAAGGCGtcgacatcaacatgccTAGTCATTATGATGCGTCAAACGCTCAT acaccaccatTGTCTCACTCGTATGAGACTTCCACCTCATGCTCAGAGGCTGGTTACGAGTACCCGACTACGCCGCTGTCAATGCCAGGCTCACCGGGTATGATCCAGAGCCAGCAGTAA
- a CDS encoding glutathione S-transferase II (similar to Metarhizium acridum CQMa 102 XP_007814623.1), whose translation MARPTGLIASKGIELLTWSTPNGYKASILLEELKEAYGLQYTSQGINIGQNIQKEPWFTAINPNGRIPAIVDHDHGDLAVFEGNAILSYLSRRYDTEKLFSFAADDDDYTRAESWIGWQHGGLGPMQGQANHFVRAAKEKIPYGMQRYVGETERLYGILDARLKDRDYVVGPGRGKYSIADIALLGWVNALRGTTISIEQFPSVKAWLERCWERPAVQKGFQVPSAPSSSALKPQVGEVAEKTQELKELVDKAKKQYGYVYSSP comes from the exons ATGGCCCGTCCCACTGGTCTCATTGCCTCCAAGGGCATTGAACTTCTCACTTGGA GCACGCCGAACGGGTACAAGGCAAGCATCCTCCTTGAAGAGCTGAAGGAGGCCTACGGCTTGCAGTATACATCCCAGGGTATCAACATCGGCCAAAACATCCAAAAGGAACCTTGGTTCACGGCCATTAACCCCAATGGTCGCATCCCAGCCATTGTTGATCATGACCATGGCGATCTAGCTGTGTTTGAGGGCAACGCCATATTGTCCTACCTGTCTCGCCGGTATGACACGGAgaagctcttctcctttgccgcagacgatgatgactaTACACGTGCAGAGTCCTGGATCGGCTGGCAGCACGGTGGTCTCGGTCCCATGCAGGGGCAAGCCAACCACTTCGTTCGTgcggccaaggagaagattcCTTACGGGATGCAGCGCTACGTTGGGGAGACGGAGCGGCTGTACGGCATACTCGATGCCCGCCTCAAGGACCGCGACTATGTCGTAGGTCCCGGCCGGGGCAAATACAGCATTGCTGATATCGCTCTCCTGGGATGGGTCAACGCTCTCCGAGGCACCACCATTTCCATTGAGCAGTTCCCCTCTGTCAAGGCGTGGCTGGAACGTTGCTGGGAGCGTCCAGCCGTGCAAAAGGGCTTCCAAGTTCCTTCTGCGCCGTCCTCGTCCGCTCTCAAGCCCCAGGTGGGCGAGGTGGCCGAAAAGACGCAGGAACTCAAGGAACTagttgacaaggccaagaaacaGTACGGCTATGTTTATTCATCTCCCTAA
- a CDS encoding cell differentiation protein rcd1 (similar to Aspergillus terreus NIH2624 XP_001212303.1): MMSSAHVYTHHQYNPQGDSSWMHQQASHHQQSHVSVAQQQQQQQQQAQQQQAQQQQPHFNRMPGNHSAGGAGGNLGGAHAQDAGHENISEDNRRTMAYIADLLNENTREAALLELSKKREQVPELALILWHSFGVMTSLLQEIISVYTLLNPSQLTAAASNRVCNALALLQCVASHNDTRTLFLNAHIPLFLYPFLNTTSKSRPFEYLRLTSLGVIGALVKNDSSDVINFLLTTEIIPLCLRIMETGSELSKTVAIFIVQKILLDDNGLNYICATYERFYAVGTVLSNMVAQLVESQTARLLKHVVRCFLRLSDNARAREALRQCLPEPLRDATFSSVLRDDAATKRCLAQLLINLSDNVVDNSQGVSSL; encoded by the exons ATGATGTCTTCGGCGCACGTTTATACACACCACCAGTACAATCCCCAGGGCGACTCCAGCTGGATGCACCAGCAGGCGTCGCACCACCAACAGAGCCATGTATCCGTtgctcaacagcagcagcaacagcagcaacaggctcagcaacagcaagcccagcaacagcaaccgcATTTCAACCGTATGCCTGGTAATCACTCTGCTGGTGGAGCTGGCGGCAACCTGGGAGGTGCTCATGCGCAGGATGCTGGCCATGAGAATATCTCGGAGGATAATCGGCGCACCATGGCGTACATTGCCGATTTGCTAAACGAGAACACAAGGGAAGCTGCgctgttggagttgagcaaAAAGAGGGAGCAAGTGCCTGAATTGGCTCTCATATTGTGGCACTCATTTG GTGTCATGACGTCGCTGCTGCAGGAAATCATTTCTGTTTATACGCTGCTCAACCCTTCCCAGCTCACGGCCGCCGCGTCAAACCGGGTTTGCAACGCCTTGGCACTGTTGCAGTGCGTTGCGTCGCACAACGACACCCGCACGTTGTTTCTCAATG CGCATATCCCGCTGTTTTTGTACCCCTTTCTCAATACGACGTCCAAGTCGCGCCCGTTTGAGTATTTGCGACTGACCAGCCTCGGTGTTATTGGCGCCTTGGTCAAGAATGACTCCTCGGATGTCATTAACTTTCTCCTCACTACGGAGATCATCCCTCTATGCCTTCGGATTATGGAGACTGGCTCCGAGCTTAGCAAGACTGTGGCCATATTTATCGTTCAGAAGATTCTGCTGGACGACAACGGTCTCAATTATATCTGCGCTACCTATGAGCGCTTCTATGCTGTAGGCACCGTGCTTAGCAACATGGTTGCTCAGCTAGTCGAGTCTCAGACTGCCCGGCTCCTCAAGCACGTCGTACGATGCTTCCTCAG ACTCAGTGATAATGCCCGTGCCCGTGAGGCTCTTCGCCAGTGCCTGCCCGAGCCGCTTCGTGACGCCACGTTCTCGTCCGTTTTGAGAGATGACGCAGCAACCAAGAGATGCCTTGCCCAGCTTCTCATTAATCTGTCTGACAATGTGGTAGACAACTCGCAAGGAGTCTCCAGCCTGTGA
- a CDS encoding serine/threonine protein kinase Kin1 (similar to Neosartorya fischeri NRRL 181 XP_001264661.1), with amino-acid sequence MATHHQRSSASSSRSLSSSRHSNGAGNGHGGGNGNLGHGVNGQTTSRSTSQSASQSASQSVSQSMSTGSTSGRSHRSTHSTQSASSPTSTAAATATTSPTSHRSSRPPLSASSGASAAATIAAASSAAHSPPHRRSANSHADSTSINSINAATVSNSLTRLTHAQTNTHPHAQTSRSSLQRARSTSTTSNHRSNPNAVGPGAGAATTAAAVAAAVVTRGRSTGSQHQTQSHHSPQHLQQQQHHHRRHASASSTAARSSRPVQDILPHHDYETSNLASYSHSKRTSSRDRTSHSSSTRGASAATESPSASSSQAAARSTHRRPSTRSSSQRHHHQPYPSSEMAPSAVANNNGSPSAPPSSHGPSDPHHQSHSAGKQTRSRTTIPTQSGKWILGKTIGAGSMGKVKLARKEDGTEQVACKIVPRGSTEEHQTRADKERADQSKEIRTAREAAIVTLLNHPHICGMRDVVRTNYHWYMLFEYVNGGQMLDYIISHGKLKEKQARKFSRQIASALDYCHRNSIVHRDLKIENILISKTGDIKIIDFGLSNLFSPRGHLKTFCGSLYFAAPELLQARAYTGPEVDVWSFGIVLYVLVCGKVPFDDQSMPALHAKIKKGLVDYPSWLSSECKHLMSRMLVTDPKQRATMQEVMNHPWMTKGFNGPPDNYLPVREPLTHPLDGDVIHAMQGFNFGSPETIRAQLSKIIDSEDYQHAVKMYQRERELPTPAKDAEKKRGFGFDFYKRRNSSNSRDTLTGPSSDTLQLGHDPLYAFSPLLSIYYLVKEKQDREPPQQPPATSSNSREKEKTRERERDKDRDRDRDRERDRDRDRDYRDKEQRDYRDREKIPDTMPDLAPPQAAHTNATAYEMPGERPTGGRSRPRARTHGEDDAPELVKPHGHPPPPPAPETKVEQLQKKEGTAAGLLRRFSTRKRRDPERLDKDRSHPPMVQVHSPPDSSGPATPKKSFSIRRGRRDRDEPPVPTIRSGSSQPQHSALLSPPMSAHGTRDTRKAGLGRSTSVNSAEMRRREGVRPPKETAATSGSEQSVSNDQSGSSQRAHGHSRSASMRTKSLGHARRESIQRRRLKREGLQEADLPEETDFEPDHSGLSTDRLDSAELAKPVFLKGLFSVSTTSGKSVPAIRADIKRVLKQLNVDFTEIKGGFACRHTPSIDLNKVQDPPISPGQTPGHRRRFSFGGLMRNDDRDEIRELDRDQRQPPTPRTPGRSDRDRSDRERERPDRDRSDRDRSYSNSETSVDSIPRRNGGTTRRAPGETSTQVQSDLGESMVLEFEIFIVKVPLLSLHGIQFKRMTGNTWQFKNMADQILRDLRL; translated from the exons atggccacacACCATCAGCGCTCCTCAGCCTCGTCGTCAAGGTCGTTATCCTCGTCTCGCCACAGCAATGGAGCtggaaatggacatggcggCGGTAATGGCAATCTTGGGCATGGAGTAAATGGGCAGACCACATCCCGGTCCACGTCCCAGTCCGCTTCCCAGTCCGCTTCCCAGTCCGTGTcccagtccatgtccactgGCTCCACGTCTGGTCGATCCCATCGTTCAACACATTCAACACAATctgcttcatctccaacatcaacagctgCAGCTACGGCGACGACGTCTCCTACTTCTCATCGTTCCTCTCGACCGCCCCTCTCCGCATCCTCGGGTGCTTCAGCCGCTGCTACGATTGCTGCGGCCAGTTCTGCTGCCCATTCTCCTCCACACCGTCGGTCTGCCAACTCACATGCAGACTCCACCTCAATCAACTCAATCAACGCTGCCACAGTCTCCAACAGCTTGACCAGGTTGACCCACGCCCAAACCAACACCCACCCTCACGCCCAGACGTCGAGATCCAGTCTCCAGCGCGCCCGTAgcacctccaccaccagcaaccaccGCAGCAACCCAAACGCTGTTGGCCcaggtgctggtgctgctactactgctgccgctgtcGCTGCCGCTGTGGTTACTCGTGGCCGCTCCACCGGctcccagcaccagacccagaGCCATCATTCACcacaacatctccaacagcagcagcatcatcatcgccgccaCGCGTCTGCATCGTCGACTGCGGCCCGATCGTCACGCCCTGTTCAGGATATCCTCCCCCATCATGACTATGAGACTTCAAACCTAGCATCTTATTCCCATTCAAAGCGTACCTCCAGCAGAGACCGCACATCGCACTCCTCGTCGACAAGGGGCGCCAGCGCCGCCACCGAGTCGCcctcagcctcctcgtcCCAAGCTGCCGCCCGATCGACACATCGCCGGCCCAGCACGCGCTCCTCTTCCCAacgacaccatcaccaaccttaTCCCTCGAGCGAGATGGCTCCCTCCGCCGTTGCCAATAACAATGGTAGCCCATCAGCTCCTCCTTCCTCTCATGGCCCCTCCGACCCTCACCATCAATCACATTCTGCTGGCAAACAGACGAGATCACGCACCACGATTCCCACTCAGTCGGGGAAATGGATACTTGGCAAGACTATCGGCGCAGGTAGCATGGGCAAGGTGAAGCTGGCACGTAAAGAAGATGGCACCGAACAG GTTGCTTGCAAAATTGTCCCCCGAGGCTCGACCGAAGAACATCAGACTCGTGCGGACAAGGAACGAGCCGACCAGTCCAAGGAGATTCGAACCGCTCGCGAGGCCGCGATAGTCACCCTCCTGAATCACCCCCACATTTGCGGCATGAGAGATGTCGTTCGCACCAACTACCACTGGTACATGCTCTTTGAGTATGTCAATGGTGGACAGATGCTCGACTACATCATCTCCCatggcaagctcaaggagaagcaagcTCGAAAGTTTAGTCGACAAATCGCCAGCGCCCTAGACTACTGTCACCGAAATAGCATCGTTCATCGCGACCTCAAAATCGAAAACATATTAATCAGTAAAACTGGTGATATTAAGATCATTGATTTTGGTCTCAGTAATCTCTTTTCGCCCCGTGGCCACCTCAAGACCTTTTGCGGCAGTCTTTATTTCGCCGCCCCTGAGCTCTTGCAAGCCAGGGCGTACACCGGTCCTGAGGTTGATGTCTGGAGCTTTGGCATTGTGCTCTACGTCCTCGTTTGTGGTAAGGTACCATTCGACGACCAGAGCATGCCCGCTCTTCACGCCAAGATTAAGAAGGGTTTGGTGGATTACCCCAGCTGGCTTTCCAGTG AATGCAAGCATCTCATGTCTCGTATGTTGGTGACTGATCCAAAGCAACGCGCCACCATGCAGGAAGTAATGAACCACCCCTGGATGACAAAGGGTTTCAATGGCCCTCCTGATAACTATCTTCCCGTTCGCGAACCGTTAACACACCCcttggatggggatgttaTCCACGCTATGCAGGGATTCAACTTTGGGTCTCCTGAAACTATCCGCGCCCAGTTAAGCAAAATCATCGACTCTGAGGACTATCAGCATGCCGTCAAGATGTATCAACGAGAACGAGAGCTTCCCACTCCGGCCAAAGacgctgagaagaagaggggCTTCGGTTTTGATTTCTACAAGCGACGAAATTCTTCCAATAGCAGAGATACTCTGACGGGCCCAAGCAGCGATACTTTGCAACTGGGCCACGATCCTCTATACGCCTTTAGTCCGCTACTCTCGATATATTACTTGGTTAAGGAGAAACAGGATCGTGAGCCACCTCAACAACCACCTGCCACTTCCAGCAACTCCCGTGAGAAAGAGAAGACTCGAGAACGAGAACGAGACAAAGACCGTGATCGTGATCGCGATCGAGAGCGGGACCGAGATCGCGACAGAGACTATCGAGATAAGGAGCAGCGGGATTATCGAGACCGTGAGAAGATTCCCGACACTATGCCAGATCTAGCACCTCCACAGGCTGCTCATACCAATGCAACCGCTTATGAGATGCCTGGTGAAAGGCCGACTGGCGGACGGTCAAGGCCCAGAGCCCGCACGcatggcgaagatgatgcacCAGAGTTAGTCAAACCACATGGACACCCGCCGCCACCGCCTGCACCCGAGACCAAGGTAGAACAGTtgcaaaagaaggaaggcaCTGCCGCCGGATTGCTTCGAAGATTCAGCACTCGAAAGCGCCGAGATCCTGAGCGCCTTGATAAGGACCGTTCTCATCCTCCCATGGTACAAGTTCACTCTCCACCCGACTCGTCGGGGCCAGCAACCCCGAAGAAGAGCTTTAGCATTCGTCGTGGCCGGCGAGATCGTGATGAGCCGCCAGTGCCAACTATCCGGTCAGGCAGCAGCCAGCCTCAACACAGCGCACTGCTCAGTCCCCCGATGTCCGCCCATGGCACAAGAGACACACGAAAGGCAGGTCTAGGACGATCCACTAGTGTCAATTCTGCGGAAATGCGACGTCGTGAAGGTGTCAGACCACCCAAGGAGACGGCCGCCACGAGTGGCTCCGAGCAGTCTGTTTCAAATGATCAATCAGGATCATCTCAGAGAGCTCACGGCCACTCCCGATCAGCCTCAATGAGAACCAAATCTCTAGGTCACGCCCGCCGTGAAAGTATTCAACGTCGCCGATTGAAACGTGAAGGCCTCCAGGAGGCGGACCTGCCCGAGGAGACGGACTTTGAACCCGATCATAGTGGACTATCGACGGACCGGCTAGACAGCGCTGAACTAGCGAAGCCTGTCTTTTTGAAGGGTTTGTTTAGCGTATCAACAACCTCGGGCAAGTCTGTACCCGCAATCCGGGCTGATATCAAGCGAGTGCTCAAGCAACTGAACGTCGACTTCACTGAGATCAAGGGAGGTTTTGCTTGTCGACACACACCAAGCATCGACTTGAACAAGGTGCAGGATCCGCCCATCAGCCCGGGCCAGACTCCCGGACATCGGCGTCGCTTCAGCTTTGGAGGCTTGATGCGCAACGATGATCGAGACGAAATCCGAGAACTAGACCGAGATCAACGACAGCCTCCCACGCCTCGAACCCCGGGTCGGTCGGATCGTGATCGATCAGATCGAGAGAGAGAGCGCCCTGACCGTGACCGTTCTGACCGGGACCGCAGCTATTCCAACTCGGAGACGTCGGTGGATAGCATCCCTAGGCGAAACGGAGGGACTACGAGGCGAGCACCGGGTGAGACGAGTACTCAGGTTCAGAGTGACCTAGGCGAGAGCATGGTGTTGGAATTCGAGATTTTCATCGTCAAGGTGCCTCTCCTATCATTGCACGGAATCCAGTTCAAACGGATGACGGGCAATACCTGGCAGTTCAAGAACATGGCAGACCAGATCCTACGGGACCTGCGACTGTAG
- a CDS encoding glycosyl hydrolases family 16 domain-containing protein, which yields MALAAPLVSSGDDGTTAAQKYGWNTIVRQDNFDGDTVSSSWGMYDGPGHAGNGRRSPAAFSVKDGILTVTGTPDGTTGGMAWKQGSLYGRWETRARYTAGTSAYHPVLLLWPDKEDWPVGGEVDYSEVGDGTRQNLDFFLHYGQDNQQEHGSTKVDMTQWHNYAVEWTKDHVVGYVDGTEFFRNKNPAAVPPRSMHATIQLDWFPEDGEKGPGKMEVDWIRQYSI from the coding sequence ATGGCACTCGCGGCTCCCCTAGTCTCCTCCGGCGACGATGGCACAACCGCTGCCCAAAAGTACGGCTGGAACACGATTGTCCGGCAAGACAACTTTGACGGTGACACTGTGTCCTCGTCATGGGGCATGTACGACGGCCCCGGCCACGCAGGAAATGGCCGCCGCTCTCCAGCTGCTTTCTCGGTCAAAGACGGCATCCTTACCGTGACTGGCACCCCAGACGGAACCACCGGAGGCATGGCCTGGAAGCAAGGCTCATTGTACGGGCGATGGGAGACCCGTGCCCGATATACCGCTGGGACCTCAGCATATCACCCTGTCCTGCTTCTGTGGCCGGACAAGGAGGACTGGCCAGTTGGTGGGGAGGTGGATTACTCtgaggttggcgatgggacGCGCCAGAATCTTGATTTCTTCCTTCATTATGGACAGGATAACCAGCAAGAGCATGGGTCTACTAAAGTTGATATGACACAGTGGCATAATTATGCTGTGGAGTGGACCAAGGACCATGTTGTTGGGTATGTAGATGGCACGGAGTTCTTTCGAAACAAGAACCCGGCGGCTGTCCCGCCTCGGTCGATGCATGCTACCATTCAGCTTGATTGGTTTCctgaagatggcgagaagGGACCTGGCAAGATGGAGGTGGACTGGATTAGACAGTACAGTATCTAA
- a CDS encoding syndecan domain-containing protein, with the protein MISVGFVVALAGLACAAEFGSPFEAAPNFALNGVGLTNGFNGLVAREDQCLATEDTCGTAFCMPKGGSCCDTIKGTYCRSGFYCYPQGCCPTGKICTGGPKGGCETGKQECGSVCITGSSVCCNPKATTNNAWCDYPKTCGTDGICVSRTMTTSATSAPSSTSSSGATADATETGGSATTSGGSSAKSTGDNSDSDNNNGNNNNKDEKKTPVGAIVGGVVGGVAAIALIALGIFFLLRHKKKQKDATQGQNVQQFPPTQPPMQQYPPQASPYVSNVSPAQGMGYPPPQGSPPPQGYYNSPPPVSSYSPSLATEKVSSPTGTYSTDPRTTVPSVSPAGFGGVGATPPPPAPHAGQGYPTGGQPVVHEMSARQGDDHRGNIHELA; encoded by the coding sequence ATGATCTCCGTAGGGTTCGTCGTTGCCCTCGCAGGGCTGGCATGCGCCGCCGAATTCGGTTCTCCCTTCGAAGCCGCTCCCAACTTTGCTCTAAACGGCGTTGGCCTTACCAATGGATTCAACGGCCTCGTCGCTCGCGAGGACCAGTGTCTTGCTACGGAGGATACCTGCGGAACGGCATTCTGCATGCCCAAGGGAGGATCTTGCTGCGATACCATCAAGGGAACATACTGCAGATCCGGCTTCTACTGTTACCCCCAGGGCTGCTGTCCCACCGGCAAGATTTGCACTGGCGGTCCCAAGGGCGGATGTGAGACTGGAAAGCAAGAGTGTGGAAGTGTTTGTATCACCGGTTCCAGCGTGTGCTGCAACCCCaaggccaccaccaacaatgcaTGGTGTGATTATCCCAAGACCTGTGGAACCGACGGAATCTGCGTTAGCAGAACTATGACGACGAGCGCCACGTCTGCGCCGTCTTCAACCTCGTCATCTGGTGCGACTGCTGATGCCACTGAGACTGGTGGCTCTGCTACCACATCTGGCGGAAGCTCTGCCAAATCGACTGGTGACAATAGCGATAgcgacaacaacaacggtaacaacaacaacaaggacgagaagaagactcCTGTGGGCGCCATTGTCGgcggtgttgttggcggTGTCGCTGCCATTGCCTTGATCGccctcggcatcttcttcctcctccgacacaagaagaagcagaaggatGCTACTCAGGGCCAGAATGTTCAGCAGTTTCCTCCTACTCAGCCTCCCATGCAGCAGTATCCTCCTCAGGCCTCGCCATACGTGTCCAATGTCTCCCCAGCCCAAGGAATGGGTTACCCTCCTCCTCAGGgctctcctccaccacaGGGTTATTAcaactctcctcctcctgtcaGCTCTTACTCTCCTTCGTTGGCCACCGAGAAAGTCAGCTCGCCAACTGGCACATATTCGACTGATCCTCGAACAACCGTCCCTAGCGTCAGCCCTGCTGGGTTCGGCGGTGTTGGCGCCACGCCTCCCCCTCCTGCTCCTCATGCCGGGCAAGGATACCCTACTGGTGGGCAGCCTGTTGTTCACGAAATGTCTGCTAGACAGGGCGATGACCACCGCGGTAACATTCACGAGCTTGCGTAA